One Candidatus Thioglobus sp. DNA window includes the following coding sequences:
- a CDS encoding YbfB/YjiJ family MFS transporter, whose amino-acid sequence MPNINLLDKNKSFNILLAGIIGLFIGVGVARFAYTSLLPSMLDDKTLSLTFSGVLASTNYVGYLLGALFAVFIKDINTKIKYFRLGLVLCVVSTIMMGVATQDILLIISRIIAGFGAAMTLVVGAAIVMVKLNLEDKTKAMGVYFSGIAIALAVSDIIARLVLAIDTWQVSWLALAFSAAMVAPYSWYILSTDQKIKTNNANHSLDKNLFSSFVIILIMAYFTAGVGMVVQGTFLPTIIQSLPGLESFAGFTWLLVGLAGIPSSIIWMRLAHKYGNVNIIIIAMSIQIIGILIPTLSNNLYLNLLSGILYGGTFVGLVALFMHLGGKIAGKNPVMLMGALTTAYGIGQVSAPLYAVTLTEQSGNYNQALYVTALIVFSGVLMLLATKIFNIKHTIRN is encoded by the coding sequence GTGCCCAACATCAATTTACTCGATAAAAATAAAAGCTTCAATATTTTGTTAGCAGGCATTATAGGGCTGTTTATTGGTGTAGGTGTAGCTCGATTTGCTTACACATCATTACTCCCATCTATGCTAGATGACAAAACTCTGTCGCTTACTTTTTCTGGCGTTTTGGCCTCCACTAATTACGTTGGTTATTTATTGGGCGCCTTATTTGCGGTTTTTATCAAAGACATCAATACTAAGATCAAATACTTTAGGCTGGGACTGGTCTTATGTGTTGTTTCCACCATCATGATGGGTGTTGCCACTCAAGATATATTGCTAATAATAAGTAGAATCATTGCGGGCTTTGGCGCTGCCATGACATTAGTAGTTGGTGCGGCGATTGTTATGGTAAAGCTTAATTTAGAAGATAAAACCAAAGCGATGGGGGTTTATTTTTCTGGCATTGCTATTGCATTAGCGGTGTCAGATATTATTGCTAGATTGGTTTTAGCCATTGATACTTGGCAAGTTTCTTGGCTGGCTTTGGCTTTTAGTGCTGCAATGGTTGCACCCTATTCTTGGTATATTTTATCGACTGATCAAAAAATAAAAACCAATAACGCCAACCACTCTCTAGACAAAAATTTATTTTCTAGTTTTGTAATCATTCTAATTATGGCTTATTTTACTGCAGGCGTTGGCATGGTAGTCCAAGGTACCTTTTTACCTACTATTATTCAGTCCTTGCCAGGGCTGGAATCTTTTGCTGGATTTACTTGGTTATTAGTCGGTTTGGCTGGAATCCCCTCTTCGATAATATGGATGCGTTTGGCGCACAAATATGGCAACGTAAATATTATTATTATTGCCATGAGTATTCAAATTATCGGAATTTTGATTCCTACTCTTAGTAACAACCTTTATCTTAATTTATTATCGGGCATTTTATATGGTGGAACATTTGTAGGATTAGTAGCGTTATTTATGCATTTAGGTGGCAAAATTGCTGGCAAAAATCCAGTCATGCTAATGGGTGCACTTACTACTGCTTACGGTATAGGACAAGTTAGTGCGCCGCTATACGCAGTAACCTTGACGGAGCAATCAGGCAACTATAATCAAGCGCTATACGTTACAGCCCTAATAGTATTTAGCGGGGTGCTTATGCTATTGGCAACCAAAATATTCAATATTAAGCACACAATAAGAAATTAA
- a CDS encoding aldo/keto reductase: MKYTQLGSSDLMVSNICMGTMTFGEQNSQQEAHQQLDYAMGQGINFIDTAEMYPVPPRADTAYSTETIVGNWVKNKPRDKIILATKAAGSSRGMPWVRDGEHAFNSTNLNNAIEGSLKRLQTDYIDLYQLHWPERNTPMFGQYLFDPMHEREFTDFVETLEALSGLVKEGKIRHIGLSNEWPWGLMQFLNASEREGLPRVVSMQNAYNLINRTYDSSLREMGYRENVPLLAYSPMAFGHLSAKYISDSKAQGRVNIFDGFAQRYEKPSVSPAIKAYAALAQELNITSATLAMAFTYSRWFCASTIIGATNMDQLKENINAVNFEWNEEIEQAIEAIHLKFFNPAP, from the coding sequence ATCAAATATACCCAGCTTGGAAGTAGCGATTTAATGGTGTCTAACATTTGCATGGGCACCATGACTTTCGGCGAGCAAAACTCACAACAAGAAGCACATCAACAACTTGACTACGCAATGGGTCAAGGGATAAACTTTATTGATACAGCTGAAATGTACCCAGTTCCCCCGCGAGCTGATACCGCTTATTCCACTGAAACCATTGTTGGTAATTGGGTTAAAAATAAGCCTCGTGATAAAATTATTTTAGCTACTAAAGCTGCTGGAAGTTCGCGAGGAATGCCTTGGGTTCGTGATGGTGAACATGCATTTAATAGTACAAACTTAAACAATGCCATAGAAGGATCTTTAAAACGCCTACAGACAGATTATATTGATCTGTATCAGCTGCATTGGCCAGAACGCAACACACCTATGTTTGGTCAATATTTATTTGATCCAATGCATGAGAGAGAATTTACAGATTTTGTTGAGACGTTAGAAGCATTATCTGGACTAGTCAAAGAAGGTAAGATTAGACATATTGGCTTGTCTAATGAATGGCCTTGGGGTTTAATGCAGTTTTTAAACGCCTCTGAACGAGAAGGTTTACCACGCGTGGTTAGTATGCAAAATGCTTATAACCTTATTAACCGCACTTATGACTCATCACTCAGAGAAATGGGCTATCGTGAAAACGTCCCATTATTGGCTTATTCGCCAATGGCATTTGGCCATCTTAGTGCTAAATATATTAGTGATTCTAAGGCGCAAGGGCGTGTTAATATTTTTGATGGTTTTGCACAGCGTTATGAAAAGCCCAGTGTTAGTCCAGCAATTAAAGCTTATGCTGCTTTAGCCCAAGAATTAAATATTACATCGGCAACACTCGCCATGGCATTTACCTATTCACGCTGGTTCTGTGCCAGTACCATTATTGGTGCTACCAATATGGATCAGCTTAAAGAAAATATTAACGCTGTCAATTTTGAATGGAATGAAGAGATTGAACAAGCCATTGAAGCCATTCATTTAAAGTTTTTCAATCCTGCACCTTAG
- a CDS encoding peroxiredoxin — MKNKIITLLLFILSSSSSALSIGDYAPNFSLPDQNGELKSLKQHLNNWVIIYFYPMDDTPGCTTEACSFRDATDHIIAKNAVIYGISIDSVESHKKFSKKYTLPFSLLSDINGEVSKNYDSLGSFLTWKVAIRNTFIINPAGIIVKKYTGVNPKKHAQEVLKDLMALQSKN, encoded by the coding sequence ATGAAAAATAAAATTATTACTTTGTTGTTGTTTATATTAAGCTCTTCAAGCTCTGCATTATCAATTGGAGACTATGCTCCAAATTTTTCACTTCCAGATCAAAATGGCGAACTTAAATCACTTAAACAGCATCTCAACAACTGGGTTATTATTTATTTTTATCCTATGGATGATACGCCTGGATGCACAACAGAGGCTTGCAGCTTTAGAGATGCAACTGATCATATTATTGCTAAGAACGCAGTAATATATGGCATTAGTATTGATAGCGTAGAGTCACATAAAAAGTTTTCTAAAAAATATACTTTACCTTTCTCATTGTTATCAGATATTAATGGAGAAGTATCTAAAAATTACGATTCTTTAGGAAGTTTTTTAACTTGGAAAGTTGCTATTAGAAATACTTTTATTATTAATCCAGCTGGCATAATTGTTAAAAAATATACTGGTGTTAACCCTAAAAAACATGCACAAGAAGTTTTAAAAGATTTAATGGCCCTTCAATCAAAAAATTAA
- a CDS encoding SulP family inorganic anion transporter — translation MFSLINKYAPINAKNDFLSGLTVALALVPEAVAFALLAGVGPLVGLYAAFTIGLVTSIIGGRPGMISGATGAIAVVIGTLVAQHGVEYLFAAVIMTGLIQIAFGVLKMGKFIRLVPHPVFLGFVNGLAMVIFIAQIKQFKIGDDWITGTPLVIMLVIIAGTMAIIHFLPRFTKIVPSTLAAIIIGSVAAIWMGLDTRTVGDIASIKGGLPIFHIPDVGGLSWEMIEIVFPYAIVMALVGLIESLLTLNLIDDLTGTVGQPNKESIAQGVANSVTGLFGGMGGCAMVGQSLINIKSGGRGRLSGIVAALVLLMFILFLSEYIEMIPIAVLIGVMFMVVIGTFEWCTFRLFGKVPMPDIITGMSVAIITVLTDNLALAVIVGVIMSALTFAWESSSKIHADKSTNEDGATSYKLNGSLFFGSIDSFQALFTPAEDANDVYIDFNNSKVMDHSAIQAIDKLAVRYKKIGKTLHLQHLSSECRLLLKTARNLVEVNILEDPKYHVADDKLA, via the coding sequence TTGTTTTCATTGATTAATAAATACGCCCCTATTAATGCCAAGAATGATTTTTTATCAGGCTTAACAGTTGCCCTAGCTCTAGTCCCTGAAGCGGTCGCTTTTGCACTATTAGCAGGGGTCGGTCCACTAGTTGGCTTGTATGCTGCCTTTACTATTGGTCTAGTTACCTCTATTATTGGCGGACGACCTGGCATGATTTCTGGTGCAACTGGTGCAATCGCTGTTGTTATTGGGACACTTGTTGCACAGCATGGTGTTGAGTATTTATTCGCAGCCGTTATTATGACTGGCTTAATTCAAATCGCGTTTGGCGTCTTGAAAATGGGTAAATTTATTCGCCTTGTTCCTCATCCAGTTTTCCTAGGCTTTGTTAATGGCTTGGCTATGGTTATTTTTATTGCACAAATCAAACAATTTAAAATTGGAGACGACTGGATTACGGGCACGCCACTCGTTATCATGCTTGTCATTATTGCTGGCACCATGGCGATTATTCATTTCTTGCCTAGATTTACTAAAATCGTGCCTTCTACATTAGCAGCCATTATTATTGGAAGTGTTGCAGCTATTTGGATGGGCTTAGACACAAGAACAGTTGGTGATATCGCTTCAATTAAAGGTGGTCTACCTATTTTCCATATTCCAGATGTTGGTGGTTTAAGCTGGGAAATGATTGAAATTGTCTTTCCATATGCAATTGTCATGGCTCTTGTTGGACTGATTGAAAGCTTACTAACGCTTAACTTAATTGACGATTTAACTGGAACTGTTGGGCAGCCCAATAAAGAATCTATCGCTCAAGGTGTTGCTAATTCAGTAACAGGCTTATTTGGTGGCATGGGTGGTTGTGCCATGGTTGGGCAAAGTTTAATCAATATTAAATCTGGTGGACGAGGCAGACTTTCAGGCATTGTAGCTGCACTTGTGCTGCTTATGTTTATTCTATTTTTATCTGAATATATTGAGATGATTCCAATTGCAGTTCTGATTGGCGTGATGTTCATGGTAGTGATTGGTACCTTTGAATGGTGTACTTTCCGTCTATTCGGAAAAGTGCCAATGCCGGATATTATTACCGGCATGTCAGTTGCTATTATTACTGTACTTACCGATAACCTAGCGTTAGCTGTTATTGTTGGTGTTATTATGTCAGCATTGACTTTCGCTTGGGAATCCTCAAGCAAGATTCATGCTGATAAATCAACAAATGAAGATGGCGCTACAAGTTATAAGCTTAACGGATCTTTGTTTTTTGGCTCTATAGATAGTTTTCAAGCATTGTTTACTCCAGCTGAAGATGCAAACGATGTTTATATAGATTTTAACAATTCAAAAGTGATGGATCATTCGGCCATTCAAGCAATTGATAAGCTTGCAGTTCGCTATAAAAAAATCGGAAAAACGCTTCATCTTCAGCATCTGAGTTCTGAATGTCGATTACTATTAAAAACGGCCAGAAACCTGGTTGAAGTTAACATCCTAGAAGATCCAAAATATCATGTAGCCGATGATAAGCTAGCTTAA
- the rimK gene encoding 30S ribosomal protein S6--L-glutamate ligase, translating to MTEINSKLIIGSEEWCAFPELGIPAIKARIDSGAKTSSIHAFNIQPFRRDKKSWVSFEIHPIKNNRRAVIRCERIVIDKRVVKSSTGISETRFVVSAPIRIGENTWDIELTLANRDSMGFRMLLGREAMASRIIVDPSLACTLGEVTDEMIKSYYGQKESEKTGLKIGLLASNEKLYSNQRLLEAGNERGHEMIFLNIKQSYMKLDALEPEVHYRGGKLLNDLDAVITRIRPSLTYYGTALARQFESMAIYTTNSSSAISQSRDKLFSLQLMLKGGISIPTTGFANSPIDTNDLIEMVDGAPLIVKLLEGSQGRGVVLAETKKAAESVINAFKSLKANLLVQQFIKEANGKDLRCFVIDGKVVASIERTAAPGEFRANIHQGGTASIVKITREERVLAIKAAKILGLQVAGVDIIRSKSGPLLLEVNSSPGLEGIESATGKDIAGMIISSIEKKLKWKRDLADTKN from the coding sequence ATGACAGAAATAAATTCAAAATTAATTATTGGAAGTGAAGAATGGTGCGCCTTTCCTGAGCTTGGTATTCCTGCGATTAAGGCCAGGATCGACTCAGGTGCTAAAACATCATCGATACATGCTTTTAATATTCAACCATTTAGAAGGGATAAAAAATCTTGGGTTAGCTTTGAAATTCATCCAATTAAAAACAATCGTCGTGCAGTGATTAGATGTGAGAGGATTGTTATTGATAAAAGAGTTGTTAAAAGTTCTACTGGTATATCTGAAACACGTTTTGTGGTTAGTGCACCAATAAGAATTGGTGAAAATACATGGGATATAGAGCTTACATTGGCAAATCGAGATTCAATGGGATTTAGAATGTTATTGGGCCGAGAAGCAATGGCTAGTCGTATTATTGTTGACCCTTCACTAGCTTGTACACTTGGTGAAGTGACTGATGAAATGATTAAATCCTATTATGGGCAAAAAGAATCTGAAAAAACGGGTTTAAAAATTGGATTATTAGCTAGTAATGAAAAATTATATAGCAACCAAAGATTGTTAGAAGCTGGCAATGAACGTGGACACGAAATGATCTTTTTAAACATTAAGCAAAGCTATATGAAACTTGATGCGCTTGAACCAGAAGTGCATTATCGAGGTGGAAAATTACTAAATGATCTTGATGCTGTTATTACTAGAATTAGACCAAGTCTAACCTACTATGGTACAGCGTTAGCTCGTCAATTTGAAAGTATGGCTATATATACAACAAACTCATCTTCTGCTATTTCTCAATCTAGAGATAAGTTGTTTTCATTGCAGCTTATGCTTAAAGGAGGCATTAGTATTCCAACAACTGGATTTGCAAATTCACCTATAGATACAAATGACCTTATTGAGATGGTAGATGGCGCCCCATTAATTGTAAAACTTTTAGAGGGATCACAAGGAAGGGGTGTAGTTTTGGCAGAAACTAAGAAAGCTGCAGAAAGCGTTATTAATGCCTTTAAATCTTTAAAAGCTAACTTATTGGTACAGCAATTTATAAAAGAAGCTAATGGTAAAGATTTAAGGTGTTTTGTTATTGATGGTAAGGTTGTGGCTTCCATTGAAAGAACAGCTGCACCTGGTGAGTTTCGAGCAAACATACACCAAGGTGGAACGGCGTCTATCGTCAAAATAACTCGCGAAGAAAGGGTTTTAGCAATTAAGGCAGCTAAAATATTAGGCTTACAAGTTGCTGGCGTTGACATTATTAGATCTAAGTCAGGCCCTCTGTTACTTGAAGTTAACTCATCTCCAGGTCTTGAGGGTATAGAGTCAGCAACTGGAAAGGATATCGCAGGTATGATTATTTCTTCAATTGAAAAAAAATTAAAATGGAAGAGAGATTTGGCTGATACTAAAAATTAG
- the aroC gene encoding chorismate synthase, with protein sequence MSGNSFGKLFTITTAGESHGEALVGIVDGCPPSMNLCEADLQGDLDLRKPGTSRHTTQRREEDLVKILSGTFEGKTTGMPIALIIQSTDQRSKDYGNIANTFRPGHADYTYDQKYGFRDYRGGGRSSARETAMRVACGGIAKKYLKETLGIEIKGYLKQLGPIEAETLDWSEVHNNPFFCPDASKITELENYMDALRKSGDSIGARINIVATNMPVGLGEPIFDRLEADVAHGMMSINAVKAVEIGAGFASITQKGTEHRDAISIDGFKSNHAGGVLGGISSGQDLLVSIALKPTSSLRLPIESIDKEGNPIEVITKGRHDPCVGIRATPIAEAMLAITIMDHVMRHRAQNSDVKSLTPVVPSSSL encoded by the coding sequence ATGTCAGGCAACTCTTTTGGAAAATTATTTACAATAACCACTGCGGGTGAATCTCATGGTGAGGCATTGGTAGGCATTGTTGATGGTTGCCCACCAAGTATGAACTTATGTGAAGCTGATCTTCAAGGGGATCTTGATTTAAGAAAGCCTGGTACTTCTCGCCACACTACACAGCGCCGAGAGGAGGACTTAGTCAAAATATTATCAGGCACTTTCGAAGGTAAAACTACGGGCATGCCGATCGCACTAATTATTCAAAGCACCGATCAACGCTCAAAAGATTATGGCAATATTGCCAATACCTTTCGCCCAGGTCATGCAGATTACACTTATGATCAAAAATATGGCTTTAGAGATTATCGTGGTGGCGGACGCTCATCTGCTCGAGAAACTGCAATGCGAGTTGCCTGTGGCGGTATCGCTAAAAAATATCTAAAAGAAACATTAGGTATTGAGATTAAAGGTTACTTAAAGCAACTTGGTCCTATTGAAGCTGAAACTCTTGATTGGTCTGAAGTACATAATAATCCATTCTTTTGCCCTGATGCTAGCAAAATTACAGAGCTAGAAAATTACATGGACGCATTAAGAAAATCTGGTGATTCCATTGGTGCTCGCATCAACATAGTAGCTACAAATATGCCAGTTGGACTAGGTGAGCCAATCTTTGATCGATTAGAAGCAGATGTCGCCCATGGCATGATGAGTATTAATGCAGTTAAAGCTGTTGAAATTGGTGCAGGGTTTGCATCCATTACTCAAAAAGGCACTGAGCATCGTGATGCTATTAGTATTGATGGATTTAAATCTAACCATGCAGGTGGTGTGCTTGGTGGTATTAGCTCGGGACAAGATTTACTAGTATCTATCGCACTTAAGCCAACTTCAAGCTTACGCTTGCCTATTGAAAGTATCGATAAAGAAGGTAACCCAATTGAGGTTATCACCAAGGGTCGCCATGATCCTTGTGTTGGAATTCGTGCAACCCCTATTGCTGAAGCTATGCTGGCAATAACAATCATGGATCATGTGATGCGTCATCGTGCACAAAATTCTGATGTTAAATCTTTAACACCTGTTGTGCCGAGCTCTAGTTTATAA